The following coding sequences lie in one Bacteroidota bacterium genomic window:
- a CDS encoding c-type cytochrome, whose translation MKYFGAFFIFIILESACNTTISKEDLTAKENNLISENIPKKDTHQLEWTAPDTLTIPDDEFGAAVKYGRKLILNTAYYIGPEGIVSKNLGNKMNCTNCHLDGGTRLYGFNFSSTHARYPQYRARENKILSLSERVNNCIERPHNGKPLPLDSKEMTAIICYIKWLGQGVPVNQHVLGDSPLKIEFPKRAADVEKGKLVYMRDCQSCHGENGEGKMKTNNICYEYPPLWGLKSYKPGSSMHRVVKAATFIYCNMPFNKASYNKPVLTIEESFDVAAFINDDQIHVCVLMIMI comes from the coding sequence ATGAAATATTTCGGTGCTTTTTTTATTTTTATTATTCTCGAATCGGCTTGTAATACTACTATTTCAAAGGAAGATTTGACCGCCAAAGAAAATAATTTAATTTCAGAAAATATTCCAAAAAAAGATACCCACCAACTTGAATGGACTGCACCAGATACCCTTACAATCCCAGATGATGAATTTGGAGCAGCGGTAAAATATGGCAGAAAATTAATTTTAAATACAGCATACTACATCGGGCCAGAAGGGATTGTAAGCAAAAACCTTGGCAACAAAATGAATTGCACCAACTGTCATCTCGATGGAGGAACTAGACTATATGGTTTTAATTTTTCAAGTACACATGCCCGATATCCTCAATATAGGGCTCGAGAAAATAAAATTCTATCCTTATCAGAACGCGTTAATAACTGTATTGAACGACCGCACAATGGGAAACCACTTCCATTAGACAGCAAAGAGATGACAGCGATAATATGTTATATTAAATGGCTAGGACAAGGTGTGCCGGTTAATCAACATGTTTTAGGAGATAGTCCTCTCAAAATTGAATTCCCGAAAAGGGCCGCAGATGTAGAAAAGGGGAAACTTGTGTATATGAGAGATTGCCAATCATGCCATGGTGAAAATGGTGAAGGAAAAATGAAGACCAACAACATTTGCTACGAATATCCTCCATTATGGGGTTTAAAAAGCTACAAACCAGGAAGCAGTATGCATCGAGTAGTAAAAGCGGCAACCTTTATCTATTGCAATATGCCATTCAACAAAGCTTCTTACAACAAACCTGTTTTAACCATTGAAGAGTCTTTTGATGTTGCGGCATTCATTAATGATGATCAGATTCACGTGTGCGTCCTCATGATAATGATTTAA